From a single Collimonas pratensis genomic region:
- a CDS encoding ExbD/TolR family protein, whose product MRSWDEPKKRKARVEIIPMIDVMMFLLVFFVLISLNVIPALGLKTHLPSASSSQDLKPQNKAVITIGLNDALQVDGVDTKISELSSRLNLAKKNGEKLNVIVNSDRGVEVQRLVEVMDNLKQNGFESISIATRKP is encoded by the coding sequence ATGCGTAGTTGGGACGAACCAAAAAAACGGAAAGCCCGCGTCGAAATCATTCCCATGATCGACGTCATGATGTTTCTCCTGGTGTTTTTCGTATTGATCAGTCTCAATGTGATTCCTGCCTTGGGCCTGAAGACGCATCTCCCTAGCGCCAGCAGCTCGCAGGATTTGAAGCCGCAGAACAAGGCGGTGATCACCATCGGCCTCAACGATGCCCTGCAGGTTGACGGCGTCGACACCAAGATCAGCGAGTTGTCTAGCCGCCTGAACCTGGCGAAAAAGAACGGTGAAAAACTCAACGTGATCGTCAACAGCGATCGCGGCGTCGAAGTGCAGCGGCTGGTGGAAGTCATGGATAACCTGAAGCAGAACGGCTTCGAATCCATTTCCATCGCAACCCGCAAGCCGTGA
- a CDS encoding type II toxin-antitoxin system Phd/YefM family antitoxin, whose amino-acid sequence MAHLILAETTASVSELKKDPMGTVAAGEGFPVAILNRNQPAFYCVPAKAYEALMNKLEDMELNAIADARSSQAVIKVKLDEL is encoded by the coding sequence ATGGCGCACCTAATTCTTGCCGAAACAACCGCCAGCGTTTCCGAGCTAAAGAAAGACCCTATGGGAACTGTCGCTGCCGGCGAAGGATTTCCCGTGGCTATCTTGAACCGGAACCAGCCTGCCTTCTATTGCGTTCCGGCGAAGGCCTATGAAGCGCTGATGAACAAACTGGAAGACATGGAGCTGAATGCCATTGCGGATGCGCGCAGCAGCCAGGCGGTCATCAAGGTCAAGCTGGATGAACTTTGA
- a CDS encoding MotA/TolQ/ExbB proton channel family protein: MNMQLFHELAFYLMYACAALAIFVIVERGLFFNYTLRQAIGLEKAMTHAVQHVQELPAELTARGSLPLTLVSDILAEKHQLTTEKDLEDFSESVYIANRGAVQHRLWILDTIVTAAPLLGLLGTILGIIDTFKALAVSGVSDPGQVSQGIGTALYATALGIGIAVVGMFFFNMFQERIERINDHLKVLMLRACVGRDAGKSARAATNGADAGKLHIA, translated from the coding sequence ATGAACATGCAATTATTCCACGAGCTCGCTTTCTATCTGATGTACGCCTGTGCCGCACTGGCGATCTTCGTGATTGTCGAACGCGGACTGTTTTTCAACTACACCTTGCGCCAGGCTATCGGCCTGGAAAAGGCCATGACGCATGCGGTGCAGCATGTGCAGGAACTGCCGGCCGAGCTGACTGCGCGCGGCAGCCTGCCGCTGACGCTGGTGTCGGATATCCTGGCCGAAAAGCATCAGCTGACCACCGAGAAGGATCTCGAAGATTTCAGCGAATCGGTATACATCGCCAACCGCGGCGCAGTGCAGCATCGCTTGTGGATCCTCGACACGATCGTGACGGCGGCGCCATTGCTCGGGCTGCTCGGTACGATTTTGGGTATTATCGATACTTTCAAGGCGCTGGCAGTTTCCGGCGTGTCCGATCCGGGCCAGGTCTCGCAAGGCATCGGCACCGCCTTGTACGCGACGGCGCTGGGTATCGGCATTGCGGTGGTCGGCATGTTCTTCTTCAACATGTTCCAGGAACGCATCGAACGCATCAACGATCACCTGAAGGTCTTGATGCTGCGCGCTTGCGTCGGCCGTGATGCCGGTAAGAGCGCCAGAGCAGCGACAAACGGGGCAGATGCAGGAAAATTGCATATCGCCTGA
- a CDS encoding NAD(P)/FAD-dependent oxidoreductase, producing the protein MLRLNEVQLPLDHPDDALHAAIMERLGIAAEEMLGYTIFRRSYDARKKSAVILTYTVDVELRDESAVLKRRTGDRNIMTTPDTNYRFVAQAPGQLKSRPVVIGTGPCGLFAGLILAQMGFNPIILERGKAVRERTKDTWGLWRKRELQPESNVQFGEGGAGTFSDGKLWTQIKDPKHYGRKVLTEFVKADAPEEIMYVSKPHIGTFRLVKMVEQMRATIEALGGEFRFQQKVEDIAITSENGQGQVQAVVLASGETIVTDHVVLAIGHSARDTFQMLYERGVYIEAKPFSLGFRIEHPQSLIDRCRFGPSAGHPILGAADYKLVHHCESGQARGRAVYSFCMCPGGTVVAATSEPGRVVTNGMSQYSRNERNANSGIVVGITPADYPGHPLAGIAFQQQWESRAFELGGGTYDAPGQLVGDFIAGRASTTLGSVIPSYKPGVLLGDLSTSLPDYAIAAIREALPAFDKQIRGFAMHDAVLTGVETRTSSPIRIKRHDDSLQSLNTTGLFPAGEGAGYAGGIMSAAIDGIRVAEAVALSILSKN; encoded by the coding sequence ATGTTGCGATTGAACGAAGTACAACTACCCCTGGACCATCCCGACGACGCCCTGCATGCTGCGATCATGGAGCGGCTGGGAATCGCCGCGGAGGAAATGCTCGGTTACACAATTTTCCGGCGCAGTTACGATGCCCGCAAGAAATCCGCGGTCATCCTGACTTACACTGTAGATGTCGAGCTCAGGGATGAAAGTGCGGTCCTAAAACGGCGCACCGGCGATCGCAACATCATGACGACGCCGGACACCAATTATCGCTTCGTGGCGCAAGCCCCCGGCCAGCTGAAATCGCGGCCAGTGGTGATCGGCACCGGCCCCTGCGGCCTGTTTGCCGGCTTGATCCTGGCGCAGATGGGTTTCAATCCGATCATCCTGGAGCGCGGCAAGGCAGTGCGCGAACGCACCAAGGATACCTGGGGCCTGTGGCGCAAACGCGAACTGCAGCCGGAATCGAATGTACAGTTCGGCGAAGGCGGTGCCGGCACTTTTTCCGACGGCAAGCTGTGGACCCAGATCAAGGACCCGAAGCATTACGGCCGCAAGGTATTGACCGAATTCGTCAAGGCCGACGCACCGGAAGAAATCATGTACGTCAGCAAGCCGCACATCGGCACTTTCCGCCTGGTCAAGATGGTCGAGCAGATGCGCGCCACCATCGAGGCGCTGGGCGGCGAATTCCGTTTCCAGCAAAAGGTGGAAGACATCGCCATCACGTCGGAAAACGGCCAGGGCCAGGTGCAGGCCGTGGTGCTGGCTAGCGGCGAAACCATCGTCACCGACCATGTGGTGCTGGCCATCGGCCACAGCGCGCGCGATACTTTCCAGATGCTGTACGAGCGCGGCGTCTACATCGAAGCCAAGCCGTTCTCGCTCGGCTTCCGCATCGAGCATCCGCAATCGCTGATCGACCGCTGCCGTTTCGGCCCCAGCGCCGGCCATCCGATTCTCGGCGCCGCCGACTACAAGCTGGTGCATCATTGCGAATCAGGTCAAGCCCGTGGCCGCGCGGTCTACAGTTTCTGCATGTGTCCGGGCGGCACCGTGGTGGCTGCCACCTCTGAGCCAGGCCGCGTGGTCACCAACGGCATGAGCCAGTACTCACGCAACGAGCGCAACGCCAATAGCGGCATCGTGGTCGGCATCACGCCGGCCGACTATCCCGGCCATCCGCTGGCCGGGATCGCTTTCCAGCAGCAGTGGGAATCGCGGGCGTTTGAACTGGGCGGCGGCACTTACGATGCGCCGGGCCAGCTGGTAGGCGACTTCATCGCCGGCCGCGCTTCGACTACGCTCGGCTCAGTGATTCCGTCCTACAAACCGGGCGTGCTGCTGGGCGATCTCAGTACTTCGCTGCCTGACTATGCGATTGCCGCCATCCGCGAAGCCTTGCCGGCTTTCGACAAGCAGATACGCGGCTTTGCCATGCATGATGCGGTGCTGACCGGCGTCGAAACCCGCACCTCGTCGCCGATCCGCATCAAGCGCCATGACGATAGCCTGCAAAGCTTGAATACCACCGGCTTGTTTCCGGCCGGCGAAGGCGCGGGTTATGCCGGCGGCATCATGTCGGCGGCGATTGACGGCATTCGGGTGGCGGAAGCGGTTGCCTTGAGCATTCTGAGCAAAAACTAA
- a CDS encoding metallophosphoesterase family protein, giving the protein MNAIEQQQQPFAKAFGFASSLSLCLLVAACGGSDSNVDASVKAAWVTVGSNNQAIVRVITSEASCPDVRDGSSYMAMTVRAAAATVAQRPTASAAADSKPSVFPVTACEYLVPADSSGISVGSRSLPLPKQAPQRIVVLADTGCRLKKADNAWQACDDNDSWPFPEIAKTAAAMKPDLVLHIGDYHYRENACPADIAGCKDSPWGYGWDAWQADLFKPAAPLLAAAPWVMVRGNHEECARAGQGWFRFLDTQALDPKRSCNDPANDAAGNLSDPYAVAVGADTQVIVFDSAKAGRAALATSDPQFIAYQAQFQTVNRLAAKAGVNSIFTNHHPILGFAPIAGAPPAPGNQALQSVMQSVNPTAFYPSGVKTAIHGHVHDFQAINFSSAHPATFVSGNGGDNLDVNFADPFPANTNPAPGAIVDKISHTSSFGFMVMDRQSNGAWAYKAYTRKGVLLTTCLQSGNNISCDKTGFLAPS; this is encoded by the coding sequence ATGAACGCCATTGAACAACAGCAGCAGCCATTTGCAAAAGCGTTCGGATTCGCGTCGAGCCTGTCCCTATGTCTGCTGGTTGCAGCCTGCGGCGGCAGCGACAGTAACGTCGATGCCAGCGTCAAGGCGGCCTGGGTGACAGTCGGTAGCAACAACCAGGCGATCGTCAGGGTGATCACCAGCGAAGCCAGCTGTCCGGATGTGCGCGACGGCTCCAGCTATATGGCGATGACGGTACGCGCTGCCGCCGCCACCGTTGCGCAGCGTCCAACCGCGAGCGCCGCGGCGGATTCCAAACCTTCCGTTTTCCCGGTCACCGCCTGCGAATACCTGGTTCCTGCCGACAGTAGCGGCATCTCGGTCGGCTCCCGCAGTTTGCCATTGCCGAAGCAAGCGCCGCAGCGCATCGTGGTGCTGGCGGATACCGGCTGCCGTTTGAAAAAGGCCGACAATGCCTGGCAGGCTTGCGATGACAACGACTCCTGGCCGTTTCCAGAAATTGCCAAGACCGCTGCCGCCATGAAGCCGGATCTGGTGCTGCATATCGGTGATTACCACTATCGGGAAAATGCCTGTCCGGCGGATATCGCCGGCTGCAAGGACAGCCCATGGGGCTACGGCTGGGATGCCTGGCAGGCGGATCTGTTCAAGCCGGCGGCGCCCTTGCTGGCGGCGGCGCCGTGGGTCATGGTGCGCGGCAACCACGAGGAGTGCGCGCGCGCCGGCCAGGGCTGGTTCCGTTTCCTCGATACGCAAGCACTTGATCCTAAGCGTTCATGCAACGATCCTGCCAACGACGCGGCTGGTAATTTATCCGATCCGTATGCCGTTGCGGTTGGCGCCGACACCCAGGTCATCGTGTTCGATTCGGCCAAGGCGGGCAGGGCCGCGCTGGCCACCAGCGATCCACAATTCATCGCTTATCAGGCGCAGTTCCAGACGGTCAACCGGCTGGCGGCGAAAGCCGGCGTCAACAGCATTTTCACCAACCATCATCCGATTCTCGGTTTCGCACCAATTGCCGGCGCGCCGCCGGCGCCGGGTAACCAGGCCTTGCAATCGGTCATGCAAAGCGTTAATCCCACCGCGTTTTATCCGTCCGGCGTGAAGACGGCAATCCATGGCCACGTGCATGATTTCCAGGCAATCAATTTTTCCTCTGCGCATCCCGCCACTTTCGTCTCCGGCAACGGCGGCGATAACCTCGATGTGAATTTTGCCGATCCTTTCCCGGCCAACACTAATCCTGCGCCCGGCGCCATCGTCGACAAGATTTCCCATACCAGCAGCTTTGGTTTCATGGTGATGGATCGCCAGAGCAATGGTGCGTGGGCATACAAGGCCTATACGCGCAAAGGCGTGCTGCTCACTACCTGCCTGCAAAGCGGCAACAACATCAGCTGCGACAAGACCGGCTTTCTGGCGCCAAGCTGA
- a CDS encoding type II toxin-antitoxin system RelE family toxin, with translation MNFELAFLEEALKEWRKLDQGIREQFKKKLEERLLSPHVPSAQLSGSRSRYKIKLRQAGYRLVYEVRDKQLIVLVVAVGKRERNAAYKAAERR, from the coding sequence ATGAACTTTGAGCTCGCGTTTCTTGAAGAAGCGTTGAAGGAATGGCGCAAGCTTGATCAGGGCATACGCGAGCAATTCAAGAAAAAACTGGAAGAACGATTGTTGAGTCCGCATGTGCCATCGGCACAGCTTTCCGGCTCTCGCAGCCGCTATAAAATCAAGCTGCGGCAGGCCGGTTATCGCCTGGTGTATGAAGTGCGCGACAAGCAACTGATCGTATTGGTGGTGGCCGTGGGCAAGCGAGAGCGCAATGCCGCATACAAGGCTGCCGAAAGACGTTAA
- a CDS encoding YXWGXW repeat-containing protein translates to MKIKSMLCVCALALSAGFMLPMNQAQAQAYVNVQIGQPPPPRYEVVPAPRRGFVWAPGYWRWNGRRHEWIGGSWIRARPGYRYVPPSWVRGPRGDWQMRPYRWDR, encoded by the coding sequence ATGAAGATCAAATCGATGTTGTGTGTCTGTGCGCTAGCCTTGAGTGCCGGGTTCATGCTGCCGATGAACCAGGCCCAAGCCCAGGCTTATGTGAATGTCCAGATCGGACAACCGCCGCCACCGCGCTATGAAGTGGTGCCGGCGCCGCGCCGCGGTTTTGTCTGGGCGCCGGGATACTGGCGCTGGAACGGCCGCCGTCACGAATGGATAGGCGGCAGCTGGATCAGGGCGCGGCCGGGCTACCGCTACGTGCCGCCAAGCTGGGTCAGGGGTCCGCGCGGCGACTGGCAGATGCGGCCGTATCGCTGGGATCGTTAA
- a CDS encoding TonB-dependent receptor yields MQFKVTRLSLLISGLFIAASPLVHAADTSDVGKVTVQGDAGGGTSTGLIQQEESAKARSSVDRGYIEKQSSTGNPYQMINLLPGVNSYDQDGTGLFGGNVRVRGFNSDQLGFTINGAPVNDSGSFAVYPQEYTDAENLCNIFVTQGSTDTEAPHVGASGGNIGMTMCTPEDQQRFRTEYTFGSNHLQKGYVRLDSGKLFNDRFKFFVSYSKTQADKFKGEGRADKEHTDFNSNFDLGGGSYIDTGFMYNSAINNNYRSLTKAQIAQYGPNLDFGTVPPIHQPGGPGAQNDSTYGPNAGINTGNKNLYYGYNLNPFKNWLATMNAHFQLAPTSSVDVSPYMWYGFGTGANQLQTVTEGNAGNLLGGGVRDVNGDGDTKDTVFAYEGSRTRTYRPGVTIKYNQQIDNHKLMVGYWYERARHQQTGPFTPIDNNGNAADIWLNNPDLWLKNQNGSNVQYRDTMTISTGKSAFLQDNISLMQDKLNLQLGARYSSIDRDFTNNPSQSSPGFYTLQKSYSDLLPSFGARYQLTTTDSVFFNAAKNFKAPGNFSYFNLISGGTIVNGVYTGGTVRNPVVDKETSWNYDLGYRYAADKWTFSGSVFYVDFKNRIASSYNPVSGNTTDYNVGDSTSKGFELESGYSLTKNLSLYGSLSYIKSKMDSDMPFSATTALPTGGKEFPDTPNWLSGLSLQYQQDNWYVFGQGKYTGKRYTTLVNDDSIGGYTVFNAGAGYTFPSSTWLKKPTVRFNVNNIFDKQFLSLSSGSGSQFTTNAVAVGNIAASAPLFYVSPPRTFSVTLVADF; encoded by the coding sequence ATGCAATTCAAAGTCACCCGGCTGTCACTGCTGATTTCCGGGCTATTCATCGCTGCCAGTCCACTGGTCCACGCTGCCGACACCTCCGACGTCGGCAAGGTCACGGTGCAGGGCGATGCCGGCGGCGGCACGAGCACCGGCCTGATCCAGCAGGAAGAGTCGGCCAAGGCGCGCAGCTCGGTCGACCGCGGCTATATCGAAAAGCAAAGCAGCACCGGCAATCCGTACCAGATGATTAACCTGCTGCCTGGCGTGAATTCCTACGACCAGGACGGCACCGGCCTGTTCGGCGGCAATGTCCGGGTGCGTGGCTTCAACAGCGACCAATTGGGGTTCACGATCAACGGCGCGCCAGTCAACGATTCCGGCAGCTTCGCCGTCTATCCGCAGGAATATACCGACGCTGAAAACCTGTGCAATATTTTCGTCACGCAAGGCTCGACCGACACTGAAGCGCCGCATGTCGGCGCCTCCGGCGGCAACATCGGCATGACCATGTGTACCCCGGAAGACCAGCAGCGTTTCCGCACCGAATACACTTTCGGTTCCAACCACTTGCAAAAAGGCTATGTCCGCCTCGACTCCGGCAAGCTGTTCAACGACCGCTTCAAATTCTTTGTCTCTTACTCGAAAACCCAGGCTGACAAATTCAAGGGCGAAGGCCGTGCCGACAAGGAACATACCGATTTCAACAGCAACTTCGATCTTGGCGGCGGCAGCTATATCGACACTGGTTTCATGTACAACTCGGCAATCAACAACAACTATCGTTCGCTGACCAAGGCGCAGATCGCCCAGTACGGTCCGAACCTGGATTTCGGCACTGTCCCGCCGATACACCAGCCAGGCGGTCCAGGCGCGCAGAACGATTCGACCTACGGACCGAATGCGGGCATCAACACCGGCAACAAGAACCTGTACTACGGCTATAACCTGAATCCGTTCAAGAACTGGCTCGCCACCATGAACGCCCACTTCCAGCTGGCGCCGACTTCCAGCGTCGATGTCAGCCCTTACATGTGGTACGGCTTCGGCACCGGCGCCAACCAGCTGCAGACTGTCACCGAAGGCAATGCCGGCAACCTGCTGGGCGGCGGCGTACGTGATGTCAACGGCGACGGCGACACCAAGGACACGGTATTTGCCTACGAAGGCAGCCGCACCCGCACTTATCGTCCGGGCGTAACGATCAAGTACAACCAGCAGATCGACAATCACAAGCTGATGGTCGGCTATTGGTACGAGCGTGCGCGGCATCAGCAAACCGGTCCTTTCACACCAATCGACAACAATGGCAACGCCGCCGATATCTGGCTCAACAATCCCGATCTGTGGTTGAAGAACCAGAATGGTTCTAATGTGCAGTACCGCGACACCATGACCATCAGCACCGGCAAATCGGCTTTCTTGCAGGACAATATCAGCCTGATGCAAGACAAGCTGAACCTGCAGCTCGGCGCCCGCTATTCGAGCATCGACCGCGACTTCACCAACAATCCGAGCCAGAGTTCTCCTGGTTTCTATACTTTGCAGAAATCGTATTCCGATCTGCTTCCGAGCTTCGGCGCACGCTACCAGCTGACCACCACGGATTCGGTGTTTTTCAATGCCGCGAAGAACTTCAAGGCGCCAGGCAATTTCTCCTATTTCAACCTGATTTCAGGCGGCACCATCGTCAACGGTGTCTACACCGGCGGCACTGTGCGCAATCCGGTAGTAGACAAGGAAACCTCGTGGAACTACGATCTCGGCTACCGTTATGCGGCTGACAAATGGACATTTTCCGGCTCCGTGTTCTATGTCGATTTCAAGAACCGCATCGCGAGTTCCTACAATCCCGTCTCTGGCAACACCACTGACTACAACGTCGGCGATTCCACCTCCAAGGGCTTTGAACTGGAATCCGGCTACTCGCTCACCAAGAACCTGAGCTTGTACGGCTCGCTCTCCTACATCAAGAGCAAGATGGACAGCGACATGCCGTTTTCGGCTACCACCGCGCTGCCGACCGGCGGCAAGGAATTCCCTGATACGCCGAACTGGCTGAGCGGCCTGAGCCTGCAGTACCAGCAAGACAACTGGTATGTGTTCGGCCAGGGCAAGTACACCGGCAAGCGCTACACCACGCTGGTCAATGACGACAGCATCGGCGGCTACACCGTTTTCAACGCCGGCGCCGGCTATACCTTCCCTTCGTCGACCTGGCTGAAGAAGCCGACGGTCCGCTTCAACGTCAACAACATCTTCGACAAGCAGTTCCTGAGCCTCAGCTCCGGCAGCGGCAGCCAGTTCACGACCAATGCTGTAGCAGTCGGCAATATCGCCGCATCGGCGCCGTTGTTCTATGTCAGTCCTCCGCGCACCTTCAGCGTCACGCTGGTCGCGGATTTCTGA
- a CDS encoding cytochrome-c peroxidase, with product MLAVLSSAVAATPLYQEMPAPAAKPDDAPALVALGRKLFFDARLSEPRGTSCASCHAPAQAFSGNHGSRIGVALGSRPASLGTRNTPSVLYLRYTPPRFFYQDDDALAPIPFGGFFWDGRADTLTEQAQGPLFNPLEMNNRNPRQLARKLAQAYASDMRTQFGAAIFERPEQASQAAGRALQAFLRSDEMTPFSSKYDDYIRGTGKLDEIELRGLRLFKDPDKGNCASCHKFNDKSANPARSMFTDFGYDAAAVPRNRRIAENRNPKFYDVGLCKTAADLKWPDSSQWCAYFKTPSLRNVAVRESYMHNGVFTSLRDAVAFYATRATSPGDWYKTGVKFDDVPAAYRENVNINSVPYNRRKGSTPALSDSDVDDLVAFLKTLTDAQFVKLPTQSVRK from the coding sequence TTGCTCGCTGTTTTGTCGTCAGCGGTGGCCGCCACGCCGCTTTATCAAGAAATGCCGGCGCCGGCCGCGAAGCCGGATGATGCCCCGGCACTGGTCGCGCTTGGCCGCAAATTGTTTTTCGATGCGCGCCTGTCGGAACCGCGTGGTACCAGCTGCGCCAGCTGCCATGCGCCGGCGCAGGCGTTTTCCGGCAATCATGGCTCGCGCATCGGCGTTGCGCTTGGCAGCCGTCCGGCCAGCCTGGGTACGCGCAATACTCCTTCAGTACTGTATCTGCGTTATACGCCGCCGCGCTTTTTCTATCAGGACGATGATGCGCTGGCGCCGATTCCATTCGGCGGTTTTTTCTGGGACGGGCGGGCGGATACTCTGACGGAGCAGGCACAAGGTCCTTTGTTCAATCCGCTGGAAATGAATAACCGCAACCCGCGGCAGCTTGCGCGCAAACTGGCGCAGGCTTATGCATCCGACATGCGCACCCAGTTCGGCGCCGCGATATTCGAACGGCCGGAGCAGGCCAGCCAGGCGGCAGGGCGAGCGCTGCAAGCGTTTTTGCGCAGCGATGAAATGACGCCGTTCAGTTCCAAGTACGACGACTACATCCGCGGCACTGGCAAGCTGGACGAGATCGAGCTGCGTGGACTTCGTCTGTTCAAGGACCCTGACAAGGGTAATTGCGCGTCTTGCCACAAGTTCAACGACAAGTCCGCCAATCCGGCGCGCTCGATGTTTACTGATTTCGGCTACGACGCCGCGGCCGTGCCGCGCAACCGCCGCATCGCCGAAAATCGCAATCCTAAATTCTACGATGTCGGCCTGTGCAAAACCGCTGCCGATCTGAAGTGGCCGGACAGCAGTCAGTGGTGCGCTTATTTCAAGACTCCAAGCTTGCGTAATGTCGCTGTGCGCGAAAGCTATATGCACAACGGCGTGTTTACTTCGTTGCGTGATGCCGTCGCGTTTTACGCAACGCGCGCCACCAGTCCGGGCGACTGGTACAAGACCGGCGTCAAGTTCGATGACGTGCCTGCCGCCTATCGGGAAAACGTCAATATCAACTCCGTCCCGTATAACCGGCGAAAGGGCAGTACGCCGGCGTTGAGCGACAGCGATGTCGACGATCTGGTCGCTTTCTTGAAAACATTGACCGACGCTCAGTTTGTCAAATTGCCTACACAATCTGTTCGTAAATAG
- a CDS encoding TonB family protein has translation MPFFFRFRDALATLPSALILAILIFAGIQKAVKIQPHVDDSLVQIASTEPEPPVTAPTPPAPVPLQEVKPQPVTKPVQPVAKTPPPPAPPQTVTATPVSSAPSAEVAAPTPPKAIAAPVAAPQETPPPAPAAKPNNASIEASYISKLRAHLNSIKRYPTGREASQQRPQGKVKVWFVLNRDGTLVDQGIDESSNSMLLDEAARKTINRATFTGFPESSWAGEATHRFSAELEFIPGAG, from the coding sequence ATGCCGTTCTTTTTTCGCTTCCGCGATGCGCTGGCAACCTTGCCATCCGCATTGATCCTGGCGATCCTGATCTTTGCCGGCATCCAGAAGGCAGTGAAGATCCAGCCGCATGTCGACGATTCCCTGGTGCAGATCGCATCGACCGAGCCGGAGCCGCCCGTAACCGCGCCAACGCCGCCGGCGCCTGTGCCGCTGCAGGAAGTGAAGCCGCAACCGGTAACCAAGCCGGTGCAACCAGTGGCAAAAACGCCGCCACCGCCAGCTCCGCCGCAGACAGTCACAGCAACACCGGTCAGCAGCGCACCTAGCGCTGAAGTTGCCGCGCCGACGCCACCCAAGGCTATCGCTGCACCGGTAGCAGCGCCGCAGGAAACGCCGCCGCCGGCGCCTGCGGCAAAGCCGAACAACGCCAGCATCGAGGCCAGCTATATCAGCAAGCTGCGCGCCCACCTGAACAGCATCAAGCGCTATCCGACCGGCCGTGAAGCCAGCCAGCAGCGGCCGCAGGGCAAGGTCAAGGTGTGGTTCGTGCTCAACCGCGACGGCACCCTCGTCGACCAAGGCATCGACGAATCGTCGAACTCCATGCTGCTCGACGAAGCCGCCCGCAAGACCATCAACCGCGCCACGTTTACCGGGTTTCCCGAGTCCAGCTGGGCCGGCGAAGCAACTCACAGATTCAGCGCCGAGTTGGAGTTCATCCCGGGAGCGGGATGA